The following DNA comes from Spirulina major PCC 6313.
CCGGATTCTGCGATTAAAGATGGTCTTTATGCGTCAGGTTTTGAAATCGATAGCCAGGGGTGGAATTGGTATAACAAGGAGCCTGAAAATTATGGGAAAAAATAGCCCCGCTGGCTGAACATATTGCTCGCGTTAGTTAGATTTGCTCTCATCCCTAACCTCTTTTCGACATTGCTCCGGGCATCGTTTTTCTCCCAGGGAGAGGATGGGGTGAGGGTGTTAACGTTACTCCTTGGATATGTGGTAGTGCGTCAAAATGATGTGGGTTTGGTAAAGTAGAGGAATCGTTACCACTGCACTAAAACTATGGAATGTCGGCTCTGCGGTCATCCCAAAACCCACAAACACGGCAAAATGCCCAATGGTCATCAACGCTACTTCTGCCCTCACTGCCAGCAAACCTTTGCCGAGAGTTTTGACACCCTCTACTACTATCGCCATGTTACTCCGGAGCAGATTGAGCAAGTACTTCAAGCCCACAGTGAAGGCACTAGCTTGCGAGGAGTCAGCCGCATCAGCGGATTAGCCTATAACACCGTGGTCAGTATTATTCGTGCCGCCAGTGCTAAAGCTTTGCTGGTTCATAACGACCAAGTGCAGGGCGTGGAAACGGAGGACGTGAGTGCTGATGAGATGTGGTCATTCGTGAAAAAAAACAAACAATGCTTGCCCGAAGAAGTTGAAGTAGGCGATTGCTGGATTGCGATGAGTTTGGCAGATTCGAGCGGGTTAATCTTGACAGCACGAGTGGGGAAACACACCGATGAACTGATTGAAGAACTGGTGGTGAGCACGGAGGGAAAGACCCATTGCCAGCAATGGAATAGTGACAACTGGGGAGGATATGAGCGGGTACTGCCGCTGGAAATTGAGCACTACATTGGCAAAGACCAAACGCAACGGTTGGAGCGTACCAATGGAATTATCAGGCAGCAGACGGGTAGGTGGCATCGACGACAGAACAAGTTTGGCAAACTGTGGCAGCAGACAAAGGTGACGGTGCGTTTAGTGGTGAGTTATTTCAACTGGATCTGGCAGCACAGTCGCTACAAGAGCACGGCGGCACAACGAGCAGGATTGACTGACCATCGCTGGAGTTGGCAGGATATCCTCTCCTTCCCCACAATAATCTAATGCACTACCGGATATGTTTACGTTTGACGTGATTACCGTTGATGCCCTGGGTCAGATTTGCCAACGCCAGCCGGGCCGGGCAGAGTCCCGTTCGGAGTGCCTAGCTCCGGGGCTGGATGTGGAGATGGTACGGATTTCGGGCGGGTCGTTTGTGATGGGATCGCCTCCTGAGGAAGAGGGGCGCAATTGGTATCAGGTTTGGGATCACTCGCTCGATGGTTGCGATATTGAAGGGCCACAGCATGGGGTAGATGTGCCTGATTTTTGGCTGGGTCGGTATCCTGTTACTCAGGCGCAATGGCGCATTGTAGCAGGGTTTCCAGCGATTCAGTATGAGCTAGATCCGGAGCCGTCCCATTTTCAGGGGGACGATCGCCCCGTGGAACAGGTGTCTTGGCATGAGGCGCTGGAGTTTTGCGATCGCCTTTCCCGCCACACCCAACAGCATTATCACCTCCCCACCGAAGCCCAGTGGGAATATGCCTGTCGCGGCGGCACAACGACCCCGTTTCACTACGGGCCCACGATTACCCCCGATCTCGCCAACTATGCCCCCATCCCTGGCGAACATAACGGGGTGAGGTGGTCGGGTGCGTATGGTCATGGCCCCCTGGGGGTTTACCGCCAGCAAACCACGATCGTCGGCTCGTTTCCACCGAACCCGTTGGGACTCTACGATCTGCACGGCAACGTTTGGGAATGGTGCTTAGATGATTGGCATCCGGGCTATGACGGCGCACCCACCGATGGCAGGGCGTGGCGATCGCCCCACAGTGAAAAACGCATCCTACGCGGCGGCTCTTGGTTCTTCTTTCCCGACTTATGCCGCTCCGCCTTTCGGAACCGACGCACACCCGATACTCGCTTCAATCGCACAGGCTTTCGCCTCGCCTCGCAATAGTTCCATCGCCCAAAGGAAACCCCCCCAGCGCTCAACTTGGGAGGCATGATTTCGTTGGGGTTTAGGGAGATAAATCTGGAGACGGTCGAAAGAGCGGGTTAACCGATGCCGATCGCAATCCCAATTAGGGAAGAAACGAGGAGAAAAGCGATCGCACCTTGGACTAGCGATCGCTTTTGAACAGAAACCTACGGTTATGGCAAATTAATCGCCGGAAAACTATACATAGAAAGACTTTCAGAGATCGCCCTGGAAATTTAAATGGCGATTAGCTTACCCGGCCCTTCAGTGCTGGAACGGCTCGTTATTCGGGCTTGCTCGGAGGTCCACCTCCAACTCTTTGAATCCATATTTCAGTAGCTCTCCCCCGATCACCGTCAAGCGATTGATCAGCTTGCGTCAGTTCCCCAGGTGGAACAGCGATCTGACTTCTCGCACCTCAAGGACTATCCCCCTGCTGCAACAATCTCCACAATTCAAACTTATCTACAGCGGGGTAGAGCCGACTAGATTCTTCGGGAAGCCACCCAGAAAGCCGGGTTAGCGGGCATCTCCACCCATTCCTTTCGACGCACCGCCCTGACACGGATGCATAATGCGGGTGTGCCCTTGGCGGTGATTAAGGAACTATCGGGGCATCGGACCTTGGCGGCGTTGCAGCGGTATTTGGAGGTGGAGCCAGAGCAAATGATGGGGGCGATTTAATCGGAAACGGTAACATCTGTGACACTTATCACAGGATACAACTTGTCAAGTCACAGATACAATTCTTAATAGTCTGTTACTTTAGATGTAATGACACCTACTGATTCTTCCCTGGAGCTTTTCGATGTACACCACCATTAATCCTGACGGTCAACTCAACAACTACGCCATCGAGCAACCCACCTACTTCGCTCACTTCCCCACCCATCACGAGCAAGTCCGCTATCTCCAACAAGGTGCTGCTGCCCTTCTCCTCGTCGTTGCGCTCTTCGGTATTGCTGTGGGTGTCAGCTAAGTTGCTTTGTGCCATTAACCTGAATCTGACTTGTCCTCTGTGAATGCGATCGCAGGGGATTTTTTTTAGCCTTAATACCGGTATTCTGGCAAACTTTTATGCTGGTATTACCGGAATAGACGATAGCTTGAAAGCCCTGTGGCTTATGGAGGTTCACTATTTAATCCGGTCATTGAAAAAGGCTCTAAACCTCTAGCGAGCAAGATGCTCGCATTACGGAATTACCGGATTATTTCCTTAAGTTTCATTAGCCCAGGGATGAAAAGCAACGGCGGATTTAGCCGCATTCTTACGCCAGATATGCTAGCAGAAGGAAATGATTGTACTTGAGTTCAAAGCACGGGTAAAGCCTGACCAGGCTACCGCTATAGACGATGCTATCCGGACATCTCAGTTTGTCCGTAACAAAGCTGTGCGCTATTGGATGGATAGCCAAAAAGTCGGCAAATACGACCTTAGCAAGCTCTGCAAGGACTTGGCTGGGGAGTTTCCCTTTGCTAAGAAACTCAATTCCATGGCCCGTCAGGCTTCAGCAGAACGGGCCTGGAGTTCCATCAGTCGCTTCTATGAGCATGGCAAGAAGGGCATTAAGCCCGTAGGATTCCCCAAGTTCAAGAAGCATTCCCGCTCGGTGGAGTACAAAACCTCCGGCTGGAAACTACTGGGGCCGAAGCGCATCAAATTCACCGATGGCTTCGGGATTGGGGAATTGCGGTTGATCGGAACCTACGATCTGGCACGCTATGACGAATCCCTAATTAAGCGAGTTCGCCTCGTTCGTCGTGCCGATGGCTACTATGTTCAGTTCTGCATCCAGGTGAATGTTCAGGTGCAGAGTGAGCCGAGTCAAAA
Coding sequences within:
- a CDS encoding IS1 family transposase produces the protein MECRLCGHPKTHKHGKMPNGHQRYFCPHCQQTFAESFDTLYYYRHVTPEQIEQVLQAHSEGTSLRGVSRISGLAYNTVVSIIRAASAKALLVHNDQVQGVETEDVSADEMWSFVKKNKQCLPEEVEVGDCWIAMSLADSSGLILTARVGKHTDELIEELVVSTEGKTHCQQWNSDNWGGYERVLPLEIEHYIGKDQTQRLERTNGIIRQQTGRWHRRQNKFGKLWQQTKVTVRLVVSYFNWIWQHSRYKSTAAQRAGLTDHRWSWQDILSFPTII
- a CDS encoding formylglycine-generating enzyme family protein, translated to MFTFDVITVDALGQICQRQPGRAESRSECLAPGLDVEMVRISGGSFVMGSPPEEEGRNWYQVWDHSLDGCDIEGPQHGVDVPDFWLGRYPVTQAQWRIVAGFPAIQYELDPEPSHFQGDDRPVEQVSWHEALEFCDRLSRHTQQHYHLPTEAQWEYACRGGTTTPFHYGPTITPDLANYAPIPGEHNGVRWSGAYGHGPLGVYRQQTTIVGSFPPNPLGLYDLHGNVWEWCLDDWHPGYDGAPTDGRAWRSPHSEKRILRGGSWFFFPDLCRSAFRNRRTPDTRFNRTGFRLASQ
- a CDS encoding tyrosine-type recombinase/integrase, with the translated sequence MLREATQKAGLAGISTHSFRRTALTRMHNAGVPLAVIKELSGHRTLAALQRYLEVEPEQMMGAI
- the psb34 gene encoding photosystem II assembly protein Psb34, with translation MYTTINPDGQLNNYAIEQPTYFAHFPTHHEQVRYLQQGAAALLLVVALFGIAVGVS